The Candidatus Kryptoniota bacterium DNA window AGGATCACCGCTATCGGGAATAATGGAGAGAGATTCATCGAGACAAAGAAAATGCTCGAGTTGAAATGACTTCGTCAATTCGACGAGAGTCCGCCGAAGTCCGCCCCTGGCGGACGCAGGCAGAAACGCCGGAAGATTCAACGAGACAATAAACATGGACAGGTATGCCAGCGGAGTGTATTTCTATCGAATCACTGCGATTGGAATCAAAAGTGAGAAGTTCGTCTCGATAAAGAAAATTGTGCTCGCGAAGTAAAACCGAAAAGAGAAGGCTTCCAAAAACAGTCCCACCATGAGCGATCAAGGCGGGACTTTTTTGTTATCGCAGTTTTACATGTCCGATTAATTAGATGAGCGAATCAACCGTAAGAATATTTTCACCTCTCTCAATTTTCTTGCAGATTATGGGAAATTTGAGGATCAAGAAGTTGGTAGAATTGGGTGGACCGAGGACCAAATGGATATAGGTTTCGCCCGACGAATTGCCATGGGTTGTAGGAATCTGGATCGGCCAGACCATTTGTGTTACAGATACGTGGCTTGTCAGAATCGTCTCCCGGTTTCTACTCTTCTCTGACCATCAAGCCCAGAGGTCTGGCACTTGATGCCGGCGGAAGGGTTTCCGGATAAGACAACTTGGACTAAATCCAGTCAATGAAGAGGGCATGGTCTGAGGGAGGGTGGACTTGCTTTTGGGTTAGGCCTTGGGTATAATTTCCGGAAATGTTTTCTCCGGAATGAGTGATTCGTAAGGACCTCATGTGGAGCCAGGTGCTGGCACACAGAAGCAGGGTAAAGCTGGTACACATTCGGACTATGAACCTAAATGCGGTCACGCCTGCCTGTCATGCCCGGAGTTTGTCGTGCGAAACAATCGGACTTCTAAATTGGGAGGCTGTCAATGGTCATAAAGCAGCGGGGCAATCTTACTCTAATAATCCCGGTCGTCTCCTTTCTGGTATTCTCCGTATCAGCTGAGAAGTTTTCGTTCGGGCAGGAGAGAAGCGGATACGTCAGCACCGGCCGCGATTCGCTCTACTACGAAGTCTATGGTCGGGGATTCCCGTTAGTTGTTTTGCACGGCGGCCCCGGGCTGGACCACACTTACCTGCTGCCGCAAATGTTGAGTCTCTCTAAGAAGTGCGAACTCATTTTCTATGACCAGAGAGCGAGTGGCAAGTCCGGCGGAGACGTGGACTCAGCATCGATCACGATAGAGCATTTTGTGAACGACCTCGATCGTCTAAGGGAGGGCCTTCATCTGAAACGGATAAATATCCTCGGCCACTCATGGGGCGGGCTTCTTGCGATGGAGTATGCAATTCGATATCCAGTGAGAGTGCGGAAGATAATTCTTGTCAGCTCGATAGGGCCGACGCCAGAATGGGAAATTCCATTTACGAGCAACAGGGAGGGCAGGAGGACTCCCAACGACAGTGCAGCACTTGCAGGGATCATGGCTTCTGGAGCCTTTATCAACCGGGTCCCTCCTGTCATGGAACAATTCGCCCGACTTTTCTTCCGCAGTTATTTCTACAATCAGAACCTCGCCGACAGTCTCACAATAACTTTCTCCCCTGAAACCTCGAAGAATTTTCTAGCCATCTTCGCCCTAATGTCAAGAGAGTTTGCCCGTTATGACATCAGCTCCGAACTGAGCAAGCTGACCTGTCCTGTTTTGATACTGCACGGCGAGGAAGACCCTATTCCTCTGGAGACTGCGAAGCTGATTCAATCCTCGATACCTGGCTCGAAACTTGTCGCCTTGAAAAAATGCGGCCATTTCCCGTTTGTTGAAGCGCCGGTGCAGTTCTTCAGAAATTGCCAGAAGTTCCTGGTGAACGGGCGGTAATCGACAATGACGGCCGAATGTGAGCATAGGAAAATCAGCCCGGGTCTGTCTTCGCTCCTGTTGGTAATCGCTCTCCAGTGGGCATTTGTCCTTCAGA harbors:
- a CDS encoding alpha/beta fold hydrolase is translated as MVIKQRGNLTLIIPVVSFLVFSVSAEKFSFGQERSGYVSTGRDSLYYEVYGRGFPLVVLHGGPGLDHTYLLPQMLSLSKKCELIFYDQRASGKSGGDVDSASITIEHFVNDLDRLREGLHLKRINILGHSWGGLLAMEYAIRYPVRVRKIILVSSIGPTPEWEIPFTSNREGRRTPNDSAALAGIMASGAFINRVPPVMEQFARLFFRSYFYNQNLADSLTITFSPETSKNFLAIFALMSREFARYDISSELSKLTCPVLILHGEEDPIPLETAKLIQSSIPGSKLVALKKCGHFPFVEAPVQFFRNCQKFLVNGR